Proteins encoded in a region of the Mycoplasma mobile 163K genome:
- a CDS encoding glucose/sucrose specific PTS system IIB component, whose product MSKKDKFLYIFLIIITFGLILLYWRKYRQIKPKKELSISTKISFKLEDLIDSLGSKENIKSIKSSNQIVKIAINDNSLVKIDEVKNLKGISGVVNNTTQISLVVGNSAPTIQKELENKLQKS is encoded by the coding sequence ATGTCAAAAAAAGATAAGTTTTTATATATTTTTTTAATTATTATTACTTTCGGTTTAATTTTACTTTATTGAAGAAAATATCGTCAAATTAAACCCAAAAAAGAATTAAGTATTTCTACAAAAATTAGTTTTAAATTAGAAGATTTAATTGATTCTTTAGGATCTAAAGAAAATATTAAATCAATTAAATCTTCAAATCAAATTGTTAAAATTGCTATTAATGATAATTCCTTAGTAAAAATTGATGAAGTAAAAAATTTAAAAGGAATTAGTGGAGTGGTAAATAATACAACTCAAATTTCTTTAGTAGTTGGAAATAGTGCTCCAACTATCCAAAAAGAACTTGAAAATAAACTTCAAAAGTCTTAA